In Terriglobia bacterium, the following proteins share a genomic window:
- a CDS encoding response regulator transcription factor, whose product MLRAKDKNMKPPPPKKPKIRIAVIEPDPLRLVGFRSLFDTEPEFELVSVPLDKVAAEPDLDLVMLGSHGSQNLFDVMAGLKAARPDFRLLVCGSGADDETILKALAAGAKGYVDEAASPEEFVMAIRIVNQGSVWAPRRVLSLFIERVTTSPGRIFPAGRVTFTDREKEVLEMLVVGRSNKEIGAALGIEERTVKAHVAKLMRKVGVQNRIALSVHAITHSLVTK is encoded by the coding sequence ATGCTACGCGCCAAGGACAAGAATATGAAACCGCCGCCCCCGAAGAAACCCAAAATCCGCATAGCCGTGATTGAGCCGGACCCACTGCGCCTGGTCGGGTTCCGCTCTTTGTTTGATACCGAACCCGAATTTGAGCTGGTGTCGGTTCCCCTCGACAAAGTGGCCGCCGAACCGGACCTCGACCTGGTGATGCTGGGCAGCCACGGATCGCAGAACTTGTTCGACGTGATGGCCGGGCTGAAGGCGGCGCGTCCGGATTTTCGGCTGCTGGTGTGCGGCTCGGGCGCGGACGATGAGACCATTCTGAAGGCGCTGGCGGCGGGCGCGAAGGGCTACGTGGACGAGGCGGCGTCGCCGGAGGAGTTCGTGATGGCAATCCGCATCGTGAACCAGGGATCGGTGTGGGCGCCGCGGCGGGTGCTGTCCCTGTTTATCGAACGCGTGACGACGTCTCCGGGGAGGATTTTTCCGGCGGGGCGCGTGACCTTTACCGACCGCGAAAAAGAGGTCTTGGAGATGCTGGTGGTGGGCCGTTCGAACAAGGAGATCGGCGCGGCCCTTGGGATTGAGGAGCGCACGGTCAAGGCGCACGTCGCCAAGCTGATGCGGAAGGTCGGCGTGCAGAACCGGATCGCGCTGTCGGTGCACGCGATCACGCATTCGCTGGTTACGAAATAG
- a CDS encoding lipid-binding SYLF domain-containing protein has protein sequence MKKFLVVVLLTVFASLSWAQGDRDKVIDRVDEAGTVMNEIMGAPDKGIPEEILGSAECIAVVPSMLKGGFVVGAAYGKGLASCKTANGWSAPAFFRVEGGSFGFQIGGQAVDLVMVIMNERGMRALLSSKFKLGADASVAAGPVGRHAEGATDWKMRAQVLTYSRARGVFAGISLNGAVIKQDRDDTRAFYGRMVPYRSLLNGAHPAPADANPFLETLRTYAPVKTADIPKETTPAADKQAEKQ, from the coding sequence ATGAAGAAATTTCTCGTTGTTGTGCTACTGACAGTGTTTGCAAGTCTGAGCTGGGCGCAGGGCGACCGCGACAAGGTGATCGACCGGGTGGATGAAGCGGGCACGGTAATGAACGAAATCATGGGGGCGCCCGACAAGGGGATCCCAGAGGAAATCCTGGGCTCGGCGGAGTGCATTGCGGTGGTCCCGTCGATGCTGAAAGGCGGATTCGTGGTGGGTGCCGCCTATGGCAAGGGGTTGGCTAGCTGCAAAACGGCAAACGGCTGGAGCGCACCGGCCTTTTTCCGGGTGGAAGGCGGCAGCTTCGGCTTCCAGATCGGCGGCCAGGCGGTGGACCTGGTGATGGTGATCATGAACGAGCGCGGCATGCGCGCGCTGCTGTCCAGCAAGTTCAAGCTGGGCGCGGACGCGTCGGTGGCGGCGGGGCCGGTGGGACGCCACGCCGAAGGCGCCACCGACTGGAAGATGCGGGCGCAGGTGCTGACCTATTCGCGGGCGCGCGGCGTGTTTGCCGGGATATCGCTGAACGGTGCGGTGATCAAGCAGGACCGCGACGACACGCGCGCGTTCTACGGTCGCATGGTGCCGTATCGCTCGCTGCTGAACGGGGCGCACCCGGCGCCGGCGGATGCGAATCCGTTTTTGGAGACGCTGCGGACTTACGCGCCGGTGAAAACGGCGGATATTCCCAAAGAAACGACCCCTGCGGCGGACAAGCAGGCGGAAAAACAGTAG
- a CDS encoding cytochrome c codes for MLALVAGGLLAACRAKAPGSAEAALVREIKKESIGGNDWKNPLSDTPDTQKTGAEHFQHHCQICHGLDGHNTGVPFADLLSPPVADLGDKSVQAYSDGQLKWIIQNGIRFTGMPGWNGILDDNEQWAIIRFLRHLPPKGSLGAPPIYKESEEEHQHAEHGAAAGSHEHKQSQEGPEHKH; via the coding sequence ATGCTTGCACTCGTCGCCGGGGGCCTTCTCGCCGCCTGCCGCGCCAAGGCCCCCGGCAGCGCCGAGGCCGCCCTAGTCAGGGAGATCAAGAAGGAAAGCATCGGTGGCAATGACTGGAAGAACCCGCTATCCGATACGCCCGACACCCAGAAGACCGGCGCTGAGCACTTCCAGCATCACTGCCAGATTTGCCACGGCCTGGACGGCCACAACACCGGCGTCCCCTTTGCCGACCTGCTGTCGCCGCCCGTCGCCGACCTGGGCGATAAGAGCGTGCAGGCTTACTCCGACGGCCAATTGAAATGGATTATTCAGAACGGCATCCGCTTTACCGGCATGCCCGGCTGGAACGGCATCCTCGACGACAACGAGCAGTGGGCCATCATCCGCTTCCTCCGCCACCTGCCCCCCAAAGGATCGCTGGGCGCGCCGCCGATTTATAAGGAATCAGAAGAGGAGCACCAGCACGCCGAACACGGTGCGGCTGCCGGGTCGCACGAGCACAAGCAGTCGCAAGAAGGCCCGGAGCACAAGCACTGA
- a CDS encoding lysophospholipid acyltransferase family protein codes for MRHRLEYALVWPVVKMLGLLPRPLARAAAILLAGAVYHLHRRLRRVGVRNLELAYPQMSRRARRRIVRGVFVSLGRQLAEFCQFPRYTRETVSQVAVYEGFENFDAALRRGKGVLFLTAHLGGWEVGSFVHSIHGHRLQIVVRALDNPYLDRMVERYRTLHGNSTFEKQDFARGLISAMRAGETVGLLMDQNMTPPAGVFVDFFGIKACTASGTARVALRTDASVVPAFTIWDATLRKYRITFGPPLTLPRTGDDERDVVQATQLFTSVIEEYVRKNPDQWLWVHRRWKTRPEGEASRY; via the coding sequence ATGCGGCATCGACTTGAGTATGCGCTGGTCTGGCCCGTGGTGAAGATGCTGGGGCTATTGCCGCGTCCGCTGGCGCGCGCGGCGGCGATCCTGCTGGCCGGGGCGGTATATCACCTGCACCGGCGATTGCGGCGCGTGGGTGTGCGCAACCTGGAATTGGCGTATCCGCAGATGTCGCGGCGGGCGCGGCGGCGGATCGTGCGCGGGGTGTTTGTGTCGCTGGGACGGCAACTGGCGGAGTTTTGCCAGTTCCCACGCTATACCCGGGAAACCGTCTCGCAGGTGGCGGTGTACGAGGGCTTCGAAAATTTCGACGCGGCGTTGCGTCGCGGCAAGGGCGTGCTGTTCCTGACGGCCCACCTGGGAGGATGGGAGGTTGGGTCGTTCGTTCATTCGATTCACGGGCACAGGCTGCAGATCGTGGTGCGCGCGCTGGATAATCCCTACCTCGACCGGATGGTGGAGCGGTATCGCACGCTGCACGGCAACTCGACGTTCGAGAAACAGGATTTTGCGCGCGGGCTGATCTCGGCGATGCGCGCGGGCGAGACGGTCGGGCTGCTGATGGACCAGAACATGACGCCGCCGGCGGGAGTGTTCGTGGATTTCTTCGGCATCAAGGCGTGCACGGCGAGCGGAACTGCACGGGTAGCGCTGCGGACGGACGCGTCGGTGGTCCCGGCGTTTACCATTTGGGACGCCACCCTGCGAAAGTACCGGATTACGTTTGGGCCGCCGCTGACGCTGCCGCGCACCGGCGATGATGAGCGCGACGTGGTGCAGGCGACGCAGTTATTCACCAGCGTGATCGAGGAGTACGTGCGGAAAAACCCTGATCAGTGGCTGTGGGTGCACCGCCGATGGAAGACGAGGCCGGAAGGGGAAGCGTCACGGTACTAG
- the lpxD gene encoding UDP-3-O-(3-hydroxymyristoyl)glucosamine N-acyltransferase — protein sequence MRLSEIAKHVGGRVVGGDVEAGGVASIESATAREVVFVESEKHLAAALASKAAAVIAGEFADVATTETPRSPRIPEKRHSKPLIIAKQPRLAFARAAELLCPGREAGTGVHATAVVHESARLGKGVSVGVLAVLSENVIIGDKSAIGSGTLVGAGVRIGADCDIKSNVSIYPGTTIGDRVIVHAGAVLGSDGFGFVRDEHTGRYAKFPQVGRLEIGDEVEIGANSTVDRGALDATVIGRGTKLDNLVHVGHNVRIGENVVIAAQTGISGSSVIEDGAVIAGQVGIADHVTIQSGAILGAQCGVPSGKVIRGKGTLFWGTPARPIKQYLKELAVLARLAKK from the coding sequence ATGAGGCTCAGCGAAATCGCAAAGCACGTTGGCGGGCGGGTGGTGGGTGGCGACGTCGAGGCCGGCGGCGTCGCGAGCATCGAGTCGGCGACGGCGAGGGAGGTCGTTTTTGTCGAAAGTGAGAAGCATTTGGCGGCAGCGCTGGCATCGAAAGCAGCGGCGGTGATTGCGGGGGAGTTTGCTGACGTAGCGACCACTGAGACGCCGAGATCACCGAGAATCCCCGAGAAACGACATTCCAAGCCGCTCATCATTGCGAAGCAGCCGCGGCTGGCGTTTGCGCGGGCGGCGGAGTTGTTGTGTCCGGGAAGAGAGGCGGGAACGGGGGTTCATGCGACCGCAGTCGTGCATGAGAGTGCGCGGCTGGGCAAGGGAGTGTCGGTCGGGGTGCTGGCGGTGCTGTCGGAGAATGTCATCATTGGTGACAAGAGCGCGATTGGGTCGGGAACCTTGGTCGGCGCAGGCGTGCGCATCGGTGCCGATTGCGACATCAAATCGAATGTTAGCATTTATCCGGGCACGACCATCGGCGACCGCGTAATTGTTCACGCTGGGGCGGTGCTGGGAAGCGACGGATTTGGTTTCGTACGCGATGAGCACACGGGGCGATACGCGAAGTTTCCGCAGGTGGGCAGGCTGGAGATCGGGGACGAGGTCGAAATCGGCGCCAACAGCACGGTAGACCGGGGCGCGCTGGACGCGACGGTAATCGGGCGCGGAACGAAGCTGGACAACCTGGTGCATGTCGGACATAACGTGCGCATCGGCGAGAACGTGGTGATCGCCGCGCAGACGGGGATTTCAGGCAGCTCGGTGATCGAAGACGGCGCGGTGATCGCGGGGCAGGTGGGCATCGCCGACCACGTTACCATCCAGAGCGGCGCGATTCTGGGCGCGCAATGCGGAGTGCCCAGCGGGAAGGTGATACGCGGGAAAGGTACCTTGTTCTGGGGAACGCCGGCGCGGCCGATCAAGCAGTATTTGAAGGAACTGGCGGTGTTGGCGAGGCTGGCGAAGAAGTAG
- a CDS encoding dihydrofolate reductase family protein, translating into MRKFEVLFDEGEASPVEDAAYGPYGRLGFPPVPAGRPWIFSNFVQSLDGIVSFKGKHAAGADISRSQEDRWLMDLLRAHADAVLIGVNTLRDETELGERPRGPVFRIMDPELCRLRQKLGKRREMNILVTGAATLDLSAFRVFDGELVDAVVVTTNAGAKRLAEKRSHPHLKVIASGGERYVDLRETAGRLRRELGIEYLLCEGGPTLYGYLSRAGLVDEKFVTVSPVEVGQLTPPEQERSVADERSPSPYRPTTFNAPGFTVDNAPWWKWVSCRKVGEHQFSRYRRK; encoded by the coding sequence ATGCGCAAGTTTGAGGTGCTGTTCGACGAGGGCGAGGCGTCGCCGGTGGAGGATGCGGCGTACGGGCCGTACGGACGGCTGGGATTTCCGCCGGTGCCGGCGGGCAGGCCATGGATTTTCTCCAACTTCGTGCAGTCGCTGGACGGGATTGTGTCGTTCAAGGGCAAGCACGCGGCCGGCGCGGACATCTCGCGCTCGCAAGAAGACCGCTGGCTGATGGACCTGCTGCGGGCGCACGCCGACGCGGTGCTGATCGGGGTCAATACTCTGCGAGACGAAACCGAGCTCGGGGAGCGGCCGCGTGGGCCGGTGTTCCGCATCATGGACCCGGAGTTGTGCCGGCTGCGGCAGAAGCTGGGGAAGCGGCGAGAGATGAACATCTTGGTCACCGGCGCGGCCACGCTGGATTTGTCGGCATTCCGGGTGTTCGATGGCGAGCTAGTGGACGCGGTGGTGGTGACCACAAATGCCGGGGCGAAGCGTTTGGCGGAGAAGCGCAGCCATCCGCACCTGAAGGTGATCGCCTCGGGCGGGGAGAGGTACGTGGACTTGCGCGAGACCGCCGGTCGGCTTCGGCGGGAGCTGGGTATCGAGTACCTGCTGTGCGAAGGCGGGCCGACGTTGTACGGATACCTGTCGCGCGCGGGGCTGGTGGACGAGAAGTTTGTGACCGTGTCGCCGGTGGAGGTCGGACAACTGACGCCGCCGGAACAGGAGAGATCGGTGGCGGATGAACGCAGCCCGTCACCGTATCGTCCCACGACATTCAACGCGCCCGGGTTTACCGTGGATAATGCGCCGTGGTGGAAGTGGGTGAGCTGCCGGAAGGTGGGGGAGCACCAGTTTTCGAGATACAGAAGGAAGTAG
- a CDS encoding YbhB/YbcL family Raf kinase inhibitor-like protein, translated as MQVNSKMIPPGGEFPKRNTCDGGDISPHLAWSDVPASAKSFAVILDDPDAPGGTFTHWLLWDIPAAARELAENAPKTAQLPAGGNQGRNDFGKLGYGGPCPPPGKPHRYFFRLYALDTVLGLKAGAGRGELERAMRGHSVARGELMGRYGR; from the coding sequence ATGCAGGTCAATAGCAAAATGATTCCCCCCGGCGGCGAATTCCCAAAACGGAACACATGCGACGGTGGGGATATTTCCCCCCACTTGGCCTGGAGCGACGTACCCGCCTCCGCCAAATCGTTTGCCGTGATCCTTGACGATCCTGACGCTCCCGGCGGAACCTTCACCCACTGGCTCCTGTGGGACATTCCCGCCGCGGCGCGCGAACTGGCGGAAAATGCGCCCAAGACCGCGCAATTGCCCGCCGGCGGAAATCAGGGGCGCAATGACTTCGGCAAACTGGGCTACGGCGGCCCCTGTCCGCCGCCCGGAAAGCCTCACCGCTATTTCTTCCGCTTGTATGCGCTGGACACGGTGCTGGGATTGAAAGCGGGCGCCGGCCGCGGCGAACTCGAACGGGCCATGCGGGGTCACTCCGTCGCCCGCGGCGAACTCATGGGACGCTATGGGCGCTGA
- a CDS encoding Crp/Fnr family transcriptional regulator: MLSPYGLDIIESCFTCKLRADRIFCDLPTAALQSFEAIKYASAYPKGAVLFVEGQAPRGIFVLCKGRVKLSICSTDGKTLILKIAEPGEVLGLSATVSGKPYELTAETIDPCQVNFVKREDFLRFLREHSEACFRVAEQLSDKYNTACHEIRSLGLSHSAAEKLAKLLLEWSSKNGEAAKQEPRVKMALTHEEIAQMIGTSRETVTRLFAELKKRQIVHAKGSTLLIRNKAALKALASS, translated from the coding sequence GTGTTATCACCTTATGGACTTGACATCATAGAAAGCTGCTTCACCTGTAAGCTGAGGGCGGACAGAATTTTCTGCGATTTGCCCACAGCCGCCCTGCAATCATTCGAAGCCATTAAATATGCCAGTGCGTATCCGAAGGGCGCCGTGCTGTTTGTCGAAGGCCAGGCGCCCCGCGGAATCTTTGTTCTCTGCAAAGGGCGGGTGAAGCTCTCCATTTGTTCCACCGACGGAAAAACGCTGATCCTGAAAATCGCCGAACCGGGCGAAGTCCTCGGGCTCAGCGCCACCGTTTCCGGCAAACCATACGAACTCACGGCGGAGACGATCGATCCCTGCCAGGTGAACTTCGTCAAGCGCGAGGATTTCCTGCGCTTCCTGCGCGAGCACAGCGAAGCGTGCTTCCGCGTAGCCGAGCAATTGAGCGACAAGTACAACACCGCTTGCCACGAAATCCGCTCGCTGGGGCTTTCGCACTCGGCGGCGGAAAAGCTGGCCAAGCTGCTGCTGGAGTGGAGCTCAAAGAACGGGGAAGCGGCCAAGCAGGAGCCGCGCGTGAAGATGGCGCTCACGCACGAGGAGATCGCACAGATGATCGGCACCTCGCGCGAGACGGTCACGCGGCTGTTCGCCGAACTGAAGAAGCGGCAGATTGTGCACGCCAAGGGGTCGACGCTGCTGATCCGCAACAAGGCGGCCTTGAAGGCGCTGGCCAGCAGCTAG
- a CDS encoding cyclic nucleotide-binding domain-containing protein, whose product MESAKDHSCFACELRPDRVFCDLPAEALQAFDAIKSTTVVPRGATLFAEGKQPRGIYVLCEGRAKLSVCADSRKRLMLRVAGPGEVLGLSACMSGKPNEVTAEMVDTSQVAFVRRKDLLHFLRDHRVACLQVVHLLSQDLHQAYDRVRSIGLARARRPHPLHLSAHAAEHSN is encoded by the coding sequence ATGGAGAGCGCAAAGGATCATAGCTGCTTCGCCTGCGAGTTGCGGCCGGACCGCGTATTTTGCGATCTTCCCGCCGAAGCGCTGCAGGCATTCGACGCCATCAAGAGCACGACGGTGGTTCCGCGGGGTGCGACGCTGTTTGCCGAAGGCAAGCAGCCGCGCGGCATTTACGTGTTGTGCGAGGGCCGCGCCAAGCTCTCGGTTTGTGCCGACAGTCGCAAGCGCCTGATGCTGCGCGTGGCCGGGCCGGGCGAGGTGCTGGGGCTGAGCGCCTGCATGTCGGGCAAGCCGAACGAAGTGACGGCGGAAATGGTGGACACCTCGCAGGTGGCGTTCGTACGGCGCAAGGACCTGCTGCACTTCTTGCGCGATCACCGCGTAGCCTGCCTGCAGGTCGTGCACCTGCTGAGCCAGGACCTGCACCAGGCTTACGACCGGGTGAGGTCGATCGGGCTGGCGCGCGCGCGCCGTCCGCACCCGCTGCACTTGTCCGCGCATGCCGCGGAGCACAGCAACTGA
- a CDS encoding DmsE family decaheme c-type cytochrome, with protein sequence MLVVAGVSVAGELPKAAPAPAADSDYVGSDTCITCHDDQNRRFKNTVMGKAFANPHTADEKLGCESCHGPGKAHVEAGGGKDTIPITYGKDTKTSVEEQNQSCAQCHKRGNRMFWAGSPHESRGMRCVDCHQVKQQLKRSLSGEAFLTEPLKDTGGLVKPETELCLQCHQMRRAQLQRSSHMPFREGKVTCTSCHNPHGSPNPAQLKQATVNENCYSCHAERRGPFLWAHQPVTENCDSCHEPHGSFNPQLLKARIPRLCQECHNEFAHGTGTIGYPLGNVSAKGQPMGYPNKTLNRGCANCHSKIHGTNAPSGTFFLR encoded by the coding sequence ATGCTCGTGGTGGCCGGCGTCAGCGTCGCCGGCGAGCTGCCCAAGGCGGCTCCCGCCCCGGCCGCCGACAGCGACTACGTCGGCAGCGATACCTGCATTACATGCCATGATGATCAAAACCGCCGCTTCAAGAATACTGTGATGGGGAAAGCTTTTGCGAATCCCCACACAGCCGACGAAAAACTTGGATGCGAGTCTTGCCACGGACCCGGCAAGGCTCACGTGGAAGCCGGCGGCGGCAAGGACACCATCCCCATCACTTATGGCAAAGACACCAAGACCTCAGTCGAGGAACAGAACCAGTCTTGCGCGCAGTGCCACAAGAGAGGCAACCGCATGTTCTGGGCCGGCAGCCCGCACGAATCGCGTGGTATGCGGTGCGTCGACTGCCACCAGGTCAAGCAGCAGCTAAAAAGGTCCTTGAGCGGCGAGGCATTCTTGACGGAGCCGCTGAAGGACACCGGAGGTCTAGTCAAGCCCGAGACCGAGCTCTGCCTGCAGTGCCACCAGATGCGGCGCGCGCAACTGCAGCGCTCTTCGCACATGCCGTTCCGGGAAGGCAAGGTTACTTGCACGAGCTGCCACAACCCGCACGGTTCGCCCAATCCGGCGCAACTGAAACAGGCCACCGTGAACGAGAACTGCTATAGCTGCCATGCCGAGCGGCGCGGCCCCTTCCTGTGGGCGCATCAGCCGGTGACGGAAAACTGCGACTCCTGCCACGAGCCGCATGGTTCCTTCAATCCGCAGTTGCTGAAAGCGCGCATTCCGCGGCTCTGCCAAGAGTGCCACAACGAATTCGCGCACGGGACGGGCACCATCGGCTACCCCCTGGGTAACGTCTCCGCCAAGGGCCAGCCCATGGGCTATCCCAACAAGACCTTGAACCGTGGCTGTGCGAACTGCCACTCCAAAATCCACGGGACCAACGCCCCGTCGGGTACGTTCTTCCTGCGCTAG
- a CDS encoding MtrB/PioB family outer membrane beta-barrel protein encodes MKIFKLFALCTLLALLLVPAAVFAQEQAAPERGVVEFGFRGVTGEVYGRTFPASTALPGSTFSPDVLNSGLNTYQDHRSGFYIPKFNALLDGIFGSNNYLRIQSASNGFAFEGGGSLTRDQSVLVTFGQYGHYKMQFRFDETPHIFSGTTRTLFSSNGAGGWTLPAGVQSTTYACLNGTPNAGGITGCPITNQMFAGFTTSAANSAIRTNGTISSLVAGGLVAGVDAQPFTQQESRKALTGSMSWNITPDVNVNALFSREHQLGTRPIGFVMGNGSTGYAAEAPESIDYYTNNVKIATEFGRKNWDASLGYQGSFFQNDTPSMVVENPFSTVYNNTTVGPATGRMDLYPDNKYQQFVGQGAVQIGKHISLMANVTPGWMSQNANFQPLTTNTYVNLTPDPGYPAFLPAQSLNGKVDTLAMNYTAVLKATKDLKFVAKYQHYKYDDGTPEMLVRPVIADTAFLTSFHGATAWFDPLHPAESQLAAATNSPTVANYRYYAPSEHSSFTTRLFDIGGTWFFTKKNSVKFGYQRGWTDRTQREVAESIEDSVYAALDMRLRKDLTFRVSGRHQNRVPQEYEIDTSNYYSRMLDQSSRVRNRGDVSLQWDATQKLSLSAFWGTLQDNYNQRGGVNSPVPLGDATYSAGTGVPTPIYGPYYAYGLLTNVGRNYGVDVNYALTPKVVLFAEYAREKNTGIMIEGRGLNTPATCTPTGAGFVYPSSCDPINDLLTAPKDVVNSYYGGVDVTASKKLDFSLYYSLSLAQSFNFSDGVNCQIGNGWTTGTSRCDTQFTNWSLDQAAYPAVNFGYPQNVNRIHEVGVVTRFKLTDSLVPKFQYVFRQFANNDWQTGAVNPYSFAGTTADSGGATALQKMLFLGADQPSYRAHVFTATLEYHF; translated from the coding sequence ATGAAAATATTCAAGCTGTTTGCGCTTTGTACACTGCTCGCGCTCCTGCTTGTTCCGGCGGCGGTTTTCGCCCAGGAACAGGCGGCTCCCGAGCGCGGCGTCGTGGAGTTTGGCTTCCGCGGGGTTACGGGCGAGGTTTACGGTCGCACTTTCCCTGCATCAACGGCGTTACCCGGATCAACCTTCAGTCCCGATGTGTTGAACTCCGGCCTTAACACTTATCAGGATCACAGAAGCGGCTTCTACATTCCGAAGTTCAACGCCTTACTGGACGGCATTTTCGGCTCCAACAACTACCTCCGGATTCAGTCGGCCAGCAACGGCTTTGCCTTTGAGGGCGGAGGAAGTCTGACTCGAGATCAGAGCGTACTGGTTACGTTTGGTCAATACGGACATTACAAGATGCAATTCCGCTTTGACGAAACGCCGCACATCTTCAGCGGCACCACGCGTACGCTGTTCAGCAGTAACGGCGCGGGCGGGTGGACGCTGCCTGCGGGCGTGCAATCCACCACGTATGCCTGCCTCAACGGAACACCAAACGCCGGCGGGATAACGGGATGCCCGATTACGAATCAAATGTTTGCGGGCTTTACCACGAGCGCCGCTAATAGCGCTATCAGAACCAACGGCACCATATCGAGCTTGGTGGCCGGCGGCCTGGTAGCAGGCGTGGATGCGCAACCGTTTACCCAGCAGGAGAGCCGGAAAGCACTTACCGGTTCGATGAGCTGGAACATCACACCCGACGTGAACGTGAACGCCTTGTTCTCGCGGGAGCACCAACTCGGCACGCGGCCGATTGGCTTCGTGATGGGCAACGGCTCGACCGGCTATGCGGCCGAGGCGCCGGAGTCGATCGACTACTACACCAACAATGTGAAGATCGCCACCGAGTTCGGCCGGAAGAACTGGGACGCATCGCTGGGATACCAGGGGTCGTTCTTCCAGAACGACACTCCCAGCATGGTGGTGGAGAACCCGTTCTCGACCGTGTACAACAACACGACGGTGGGACCCGCCACGGGACGGATGGACCTGTACCCGGACAATAAGTACCAGCAGTTTGTGGGCCAGGGTGCAGTCCAGATTGGCAAACACATCAGCTTGATGGCGAATGTCACCCCTGGGTGGATGTCGCAGAATGCGAATTTTCAGCCTCTGACGACCAACACTTATGTGAACTTAACTCCAGATCCTGGTTACCCCGCTTTCCTGCCGGCGCAGAGTCTGAACGGCAAGGTGGACACGCTGGCCATGAACTACACCGCGGTATTGAAGGCAACGAAAGACCTGAAATTCGTAGCCAAGTACCAGCATTACAAGTACGACGACGGCACTCCGGAAATGCTGGTCAGGCCGGTCATAGCCGATACGGCATTCCTGACCAGCTTCCACGGTGCGACAGCCTGGTTTGACCCGCTGCATCCAGCGGAGAGCCAGCTCGCTGCCGCTACCAATTCACCAACGGTCGCGAACTATAGATACTATGCCCCCTCCGAACACAGCTCGTTCACGACCAGGCTGTTCGATATCGGCGGTACATGGTTCTTTACCAAGAAGAACTCGGTGAAGTTCGGCTACCAGCGGGGCTGGACCGACCGCACCCAACGCGAGGTTGCCGAGAGCATCGAGGACTCGGTATACGCTGCCCTCGACATGCGCCTGCGCAAGGATCTGACGTTCCGGGTTTCGGGGCGTCACCAGAACCGCGTGCCGCAGGAGTACGAGATCGACACAAGCAACTACTATTCCCGCATGTTGGATCAATCGTCACGCGTTCGTAACCGCGGCGATGTGTCGCTGCAGTGGGATGCCACTCAGAAGCTGAGCCTCTCGGCCTTCTGGGGAACGTTGCAGGACAACTACAACCAGCGCGGCGGAGTCAACAGCCCGGTGCCGCTCGGCGACGCCACGTATAGCGCAGGGACCGGCGTTCCGACACCGATCTATGGACCGTATTACGCCTACGGGTTGCTGACCAACGTGGGGCGCAACTACGGCGTGGATGTCAATTACGCGCTCACTCCAAAGGTCGTGCTGTTCGCGGAGTATGCGCGTGAGAAGAACACCGGCATCATGATCGAGGGCAGGGGACTCAACACCCCCGCAACCTGTACACCCACGGGGGCCGGCTTCGTTTATCCGAGTTCCTGCGACCCAATCAACGACCTGCTGACCGCTCCCAAGGATGTGGTCAACAGCTATTATGGCGGAGTGGATGTCACTGCCTCCAAGAAGCTCGACTTCAGCCTGTATTACAGCTTGTCGCTGGCGCAGAGCTTCAATTTTAGCGATGGCGTGAACTGCCAGATCGGCAACGGCTGGACCACAGGGACCTCCCGTTGCGACACGCAATTCACTAACTGGAGCCTGGATCAGGCTGCCTATCCTGCCGTGAATTTCGGTTATCCGCAGAACGTCAACCGGATTCATGAGGTGGGCGTCGTTACCAGGTTCAAGCTGACGGATAGCCTAGTACCGAAGTTCCAGTACGTGTTCCGGCAGTTCGCCAACAACGATTGGCAGACCGGCGCTGTGAATCCTTACAGCTTTGCCGGGACTACCGCTGACTCGGGCGGCGCGACTGCGTTGCAGAAGATGCTGTTCCTGGGCGCGGATCAGCCGTCGTACCGGGCGCACGTCTTCACGGCTACGCTGGAGTACCACTTCTAG